The following nucleotide sequence is from Coffea eugenioides isolate CCC68of chromosome 10, Ceug_1.0, whole genome shotgun sequence.
TTTGGATTGTCGGTTTTCGtcgaaaaattacgtcgttttccgtgatcacattttcctattacctttttctctcacatacatcaaatcgctacagtaattttttcatgaaaaatcacggaaaatgcaatccaaacacaaccaaTTTCAGATTTCTCTCGCTCCCCCTTTGTAAACAAATTCATGAAGCACTCAAATTGAGCGGAAAATTTCTCTCCCTCATCTTAATATTGTCATTGTCAGAATTTATATGTTATCAAAAGAATTCTGAATGCaataagggaaaaaagaaaaagaagacattttaattaattaaaagagaATCGGAGGCAGTATTTAATATAATCATCAATCTCCCAAAAGGACTGTTAATCGCAAAAGTAATTTGGCAAAGGTAAATAGAAAATAACGCATATTTCGGGGAGTCAACATAATTTATTCTGAACTTATGACAGTAAGTTCTCTCAACGTTATACACCTAAATAAAagttttttataaaaaaaaagctcAATAGAAATAAGGATAACTTTTttatacactgtcaatgtataaattttttttttgcactaaTAGGTCTAATTCATGCCACAtaatataaattcaaatttaaaattcaaatcatgcacATATAATGTATATTCAAAATTATTAGTGTAAAAAAAATCATTATATTATCAATGCATATACTCTTAATCGTAGAAATAAATGTCTTAAAATGTGCGAAAAAAATGGTTGAGCTAGCTAAACTCTGTAGGTCAAATGATCGTTTATTTCTACCTTGATTCTGtttttaacaaaattaaattcaagtgaGCCCACCTCATCAATGGGCGGGAATAAAGCAAAAGCTTAATTTCAAAATATCTGGAATTAAAAATTTGCCTAATAAAACCAAAAAAGCCCACTAAAATAAAGCTGAAAAGTGGTAGTACTACGCTCCACCCTATCAAATCTCTCTCATTCTTCTTTCAACTCCAGTACAAGACTTTTGTTGAAATCTCTCTCATTCTTCGCTTTCCAAAAACATCACGTTCACCAGTCACTCATCACATGCTTCTGGTCCATATTCTATTTGAAATTTCTCAGGCTTCAaataatgttaaaaaaaaattagtactaAAATAAATCAATAGATAAAGAAACTTCCTATCTGACTAGACCTTGCCTAGATTATTTATGGGTTCTTGTCTGAATTTTCACTGACATTCCTCAGATCTTTGGCTGAACTGTTTCTTGAGTACTAAAATATGAAAATGGCCTTCCAATCTGAAGTCTGAAGTAGCCCAAAAAAACCTGTCTTTGCTTTTACAAGTTTATCCAATCTTGTTTTGCTCTTGTGGGAGTCTCTTCAATTCAAAAGGTAAAATgggtttttgtttgtttttttttggcttaATTTCTCTATGCTAGAAAATGtacccttttttcttttgtttgaccCCTTAAAATTTAGTAATGCTGTGCATTGTAGTTTTGTGTGGATTAAGCCCAGTTATTCGTACTTTTAGTTGAAGGGAttctttatttttgaatttcttGAAATGGGATTTCAGCTGACTTTTAATCTCTGTTTCCAGCCACTGTTTTATTGACATCTTGAATTTTAAGTTCTTGAAtggagttttttttaaaaaaatgagattttaaCCTTTTTAATGAGATAGGTAGTTGGAACTTTCTTATTGGAGTAATGGGTCTTTGGTTATTCAAGGGAAAGAGGAGTCTTTATTCCCTTTTTGTCAAGTTGGAAGAAAAGAGGAGTCTTTTCAGTATTAGAGTAagttttttaagaaaatttgcTTTTGGTTAGAAATTGAGTGTGAAAAAGTTGTATTTTGTTGTTGGACTTGGAAAACTGAGTGGAGTGGATTTCAAGCCAAGGTGGGAAAATTTGAAGCCAAGTCAGCTTTAACGTTAAGAGTGTGTTAGGAAGAATTTGTAGATTTATTAGCTCTGTGGGAGGTTATTTTAAATCTCAGATTATGGTTAGACGATTAGTTTGCTAGCTTTCCTAATTAACTTGAACATGTTTATGGATGTGCATTTCTAATTTTGTCTAGGTTGgtgtttgaattatttattGGGTTGATGTGCAGATGCAGAAACTCCTTTGAGCTTGATGCGAGATTTAGTTGCTcttcaaaatggaaaaaagaaaatggttgTGGAAGAAAAAACCTTCAGAGAGGAGCCCTGGTGAAACTGATAGCTCGGGATCATCACTTTCAGAGAGATACTCAGATGAGCAGCAGGTATGTTAACTAAGCCATCATGAACAAAAATTCTTGCTTATTGTTTTGAACAAGTTTAGTGGATGTAACGTGCAGAATAGGTGAAAATCATTGCTTGTTTTAAGGTTGTTCTGTTTCTTGTTTGCATTTCGAGTCGTTTGGATTAGTTGGTTGTGTTGCACTCGTAAATGCAGTGTGATGTATGTTGAAGGGTATCGGACGAATCAATCTATTCACTGCAGAGAAGGGAAAAATTTTTAGTACTTACGATGCATGACGGATCAATGACTGGTGCCAAACTTGCCCTAGTGATGTCTTATGAAATACTAATTGAATTGACTCCTGGAGATATTCAAGTTGTCAACTTTTACCATTCCTGCTAAAGTACTTCAACACAGTAGTAGTTCAGGAAGTCATTTAGGCATTTCAATGATTGGAACCTAAAGATGAACTCttagtttctttttcttgataATCAAGTGAAACTACAAATGTCTATTGAAATTCCTTTTGTTCTTCAAGACTAACTGCAACTCAAGCATGGGTTAGCAACTCGGTGGATTTGTTCTTGTGCAGCAAGTATTTAAAGaactgttttttctttttaattccCCTGTAGCATCTTGCATGCATATATACTTTGCCCTGAATAATCCATCTGTAGTTCACCGACTTCGAATCTTCACATGTTTGTGGTATTTTTGAGGAGGTTTTTTTTTGCTTTGCTTTAACTTTCGGTTAACATTGCTGGGAGTCTTAACCGTTTCTCTAAATACTCCAAATAAGTTTTCTATGACATTTGTGTGATAGAaaacttctttttttggggAAAGTATGTCCTGATGCTCTGCATTACTTTTCCACAAGGCACTCTTTTCTCCTTTGGTTTCACCAAGCTGAAAATTTAGGATTAGATGATAAACAAATTTACTAATTGGTACTACTGGCCAAAGTTCTAAATAACTACATAGACAACGAGCTAGTGGAGGCATaaggtagaatcaaatttgaATGGCCAATTAATTATGGATTCAATGGTTCTGAACAAGAACAGTTATGTTCATGATTCTCATATATCTATGCTATTCCTCAACTTCCAAATTGTTGCCTTCTTGTACTTTCCTTAATTAACTGGGTTACCAACTATGGGATTCATAAAACTCGTGGTTGTCTATGTCACTTATCAGTAGAAATATAATCTTGTTCTGTTTGGAATGAACATTCTGGCTTTAAAAAATATCTAGGTTGTGAACCTATAAATTTATGGAGAAATGGCAATCTCAGAAATCCTTGTCTATTTTGATCGGCATCTTGAATCCTGCCAGCTATCAAAATTACACTTTTGTAACTGAAACAAGTTCtacttaaattttaaaaaagaaaaatgaaccATAGGTTATGCCTCCCTACACTTAGTGAGGGTTTATTGTGTTTTTTAGAACAACATGTTGAATCCTGCTTTATATTGCACATCATTTTTACACTACAGCTTGAGAAGGATTCGACTCGGATGAGGTTAGGCTTGGGATAAGCTTACCATGAGTTACACATTTTCGTACTTGCAGTTATAACTGTTACCTCATCTCATGGTGCAACGATCagatttttgtcttttttcctGGCTTTAAACTTCATTTGGAAACTTGCCATTTCATCTGTTTGATATATGGTGGCAGTGGCAGCTGTAGGTATAAGAAGCAAGACATATATTGGTCTTTTGAAAGTCTTTACCTCAGGTTTCTCATTGATTTTATAAAATGTCCCTGAATTATCATGTGTATGAGGTATAAGATCAGCGCAAACCAGTTTTCCCTGCTTTTATTTTTGGATATCCACAGCTGTCCCGTTAGGTTAATTTATTAAGATGGTGTACTGGCTATTTTTCTAATTTGGGGATATCCAGGTTCTTAAAGAAAAAGCTTTTGTGCATAATGAGCTAGACATTTATCGTGCAATATGTTTGATGTGTAGGTTTATTTGTTAAGTTCTGTCTTGAAATTCATTGACCTCTAATGTTGCCTACATTATTAACCTTCTTTTGAAAGAATAACCAATTACTAAATACAAAAAAGTGACAACCCTCAACCTGAAAAACATCTGGTAGACCAAAGAAAAAATGGACATATTCAAACAAAAAGATGGATATGCTAGATGGTGTTAACAATTACATAATTCAACCGAACAATCTTGCATGGCCTCTATCTGATTGTTGTTGATTTTCAGCACTTCTTGATAAACAAAAAGCTTGCATTTATGGGATGGCCATATAAGGATACTTAGAGCATTGCTTTGGCTTGCATTTATGGGATGCCCAAATAGGGATTCTTAAGAGGCattgttttgcttttgattctGCTTAGATTGAGCAGGAGGAAGTGAAGGATTCTCCAAATGATAGGACTCAATCACCAGAAGTCACTTCAAAAGTTGTACTTGCTGATGAAGAAGTTACAGATACTGTTAAGAATCTGACAGCAAAATTATCAGCTGCCCTTGTCAATGTCAGTGTCAAAGAAGACTTAGTCAAGCAGCACGCCAAAGTTGCTGAAGAAGCTGTTGCAGGTACCAATTAAAAGTTTATACTTCGTCTTTCTCCCTCTTTGCTTGTTATTCACTTTTTAGGAGTTTGTGAAGTTGTCCTACTATCTTTTCATGGAAATGGGTTACTATCTGTAAAACAAAGTGAACAGTGAGTTCTCTTTTCATAATTCTTCGTGACTGCAGTCTGATTGAATCAATCAGTGCAGATCATGCTTGTGTACCAATTACCATTTGTTTAACAATTACGCCTATATTAGATTCTCCATAACTGCAATCTGATTGAATCAGTTGGTGCATTTTCATCTTAACTTTCCATATCTGAACTTGTGTTTGTTGTGCTCTCTGATTACCATGTACCTAACTGCCAGGCTGGGAAAAGGCGGAAAATGAAGTGACAGTTTTAAAGCAACAACTTGAGGCAGCCGTCCAGCAGAACTTGGCTTTGGAAGTTCGGGCGAGTCATCTTGATTCTGCTCTCAAGGAATGTGTCAGGGAATTGAGGCAAGCAAGAGATGAGCAGGAGGCAAGAATTAATGATGCTGTGGCACAAAAAACTAGTGAATTGGAATCTGTTAAAATTGAACTTGAGAACCAGCTACACCAGCTAAAGACTAATGTAGAATATACACTAGCTCGTTATCCTGCATCTGCAGATCCAAACATTCAACTTAAGCTTGAATCTTTGGAGAAAGAAAACTCAATTCTCAAGTTTGAGCTTCTTTCTCGTTCTGAAGAATTAGAAATTAGGACTATTGAGAGGGACTTGAGCACCCAAGCTGCAGAAACAGCTAGCAAGCAGCAACTAGAAAGCATAAAGAAGGTTGTCAAGCTTGAGGCTGAGTGTAGAAGGCTGCAAACTGTTGCTCGCAAATCATCATCAAGTTATGATCACAGGTCTACTGCTTCCTCTGTTTGTGCGGAGTCTGTTACCGACAGTCAACCTGACAGTGGCGACCGTGTCAATACAATAGACAATACTCACAAGAAATTAGAGCCAAATGAGTGGGAGCGAAACCGCTCAGATTCATGGGCGTCAGCTCTCATTGCTGAGCTAGATcaatttaaaaatgaaaaggaatTGGCTAAAGATTCTCTAGCCTCCTCAGTGGAGATtgatatgatggatgattttcttgaaatgGAACGACTTGTTGCATTGCCTGACGCTCAGAGCAAATTTCCTTCACTTGAATCGGAACCCATGGCAAGCAAGTCTAGTGCTATAGAGAACTCGGTAAAACCTGAGCTTGAAACCATGGTAAATAGGGTAGCTGAACTTGAGGAGAGACTGAAGAAGATTGAAGAAGAGAAAACTGAACTACAGCATGCTTTGACTGAAAGTGAGGATTCCCTTAGGGCATCACGAGCAGAACTTCATGAGGCTGAAAGCAGGCTTGAAGATTTGCAGAAAGAGCTTTGTGTTGTGAACGAGGCCAAGGAGTTGCTTGAGTTTCAGCTTATAGGTATGGAAGTAGAAGCACGGACCCTGTCAGCAAATGTTGATTCTTTAAAGGCTGAAGTCCAGAAGGAACGTAGTTCTTCAGCCAAAATGGCAATGAAATATCAGGAGTTAGAGAATGAGCTTATCAAAAAATCGCAAGAAATTGAGCTTCAGCAAGCAGCAAATTCAAACAGCGAGTTAAAAATAAAGCAGGTTGGCCAGATATTGCATATAGCATTCTGTTTTCATCAATATTCATGTGAAAACCATATCTTGCAAAGAAAACTATCACAAAGATGAAAAGATTGGCAAGGCCTTTTTAAAGGAATGATGTGGTAGGCTTTATTCAGCAACTTGTTTGCATTATGGTAGTTTGGCACATTTGAAACTAAGAAATTCAACTAATCTGTCATGTCAATTTTGTAAACCAATTTCGTTAAATGTTACTGGTATATCATTAGCTGTTGCACTCTCTTGAGTGCATTTAGATTAAAATGTGTGATAGTAAGCATTTGAGCACAACTTGTCTATGGCAGGAGGACCTAGCAGTAGCAGCTGATAAACTTGCAGAATGCCAGCAAACAATTGCATCCCTTGGAAAGCAGCTTCAGTCGCTAGCTACGTTGGAAGATTTCTTAACAGACACTTCAAACCTGCCAGGTTTTTCTGGGAACAAAGCAATGGTTCCTGGGTCCGCTGCAGAGTGGAAGGCGCGTGCAAATGATGCATTTGTGCCTAAATATGAATCAGATCCTTCCAGAACACCAGCATATACTTCTAGCCTCTCAACGAATGGGATTGAAGGGGAATCACCagcatcttcatcatcatcaactTCATCTGCTAATAGTACCTCTGCCAGAAACCGTAATGGTTTTGTCCGGCTTTTCTCTCGAAGTAAGAGCGGAATACAACTTGAAAATCATCAAGGATAGATACAAGAAGAACTTAGGGAGGGAAGAATTTTGCCATTTAGAGGCGTATGTAGGTTTCTTTGTTTAGAAGGATAGCCGATTAAATGCTGTTTAATTGGCATCTGACTGGCTTGGTGATGAAGCATTCAACTTGCTCTTGGTTTATGATCATTCACATTTGTTTCTTGATCTGTTCTGCTTGATCTTTGTTTTGTCTTTATATTGATCTTCAAGTTGAGCAAAAATTTGCTGTTCAGCATTATTTGCCTAAGCTGAATAAACAAAATTCTTCAATGGATACCACTTAATTttatgtagttttttttttaatttgcttTTGGTTAATTTAGGGGTCATTGAACTTGGAGGCTCAATTGTGTCATAATGAGGAACTCGTAAGaactatttttaaaataatatattcACATTATATCCTTCTTGATTGTAACTTTATAAAAAATTCGTTGAAAATATCTTGATCTAGTAGTTAAAATTAACGTTTTATAAACTagagattttgaattcaaacTTTACTTTTTCTTCATCGTTTAAATCCTACCACTctcttgttaaaaaaaaaaaaagaggaaggttGATCAATATCTTTTTCTATTCTATAATTCGATCTACTTAAGCATTAAAAAAGCACATAATTAGGTTCTTATTTGTTTCATATTCCGAATGTGAAAAATGTGTTATAgtattatttatcaaaaaggTATATATCAAGGAATGCTTTACAAACCAAGTATTTGTAGCATGAATATTTCCTTACAGTTGTATAATTGGCCttctgtttttgttgtttgctGGACTAATCAATTGAATTCTTGAAAtgtcaaccacattaacttgatattagctgcatgattttttttttttttgagttctTAGCTGTATGATTTTttgacaaaggaaaaaaaagccCACAAAATCTTCTAAATTCTAGAATAAATTCTTTCTCTATTTCTCTTTATGGTATACTAATACTACTTCTCCCAAATAAGAAATACTTTCTAATTGGTGTTTCCTTGACTACAGATTATGCAATTTAAGAAAATCAGTACTATTTTCCGTATAGCATTTCTTATCATAAATACCagggttaaatgcaaaaaaccctCACAAACTATATACCGAGTTGCAGTTTACCTCCTAAATTATAATAATAGGCATTTTGCCCCCTTGAATGATATGTTTGGACAAATCTACCCCTTTTATTTTAAgcattgttatttttcttttttccctatcattttctttttaaattcttccttttttttctttaaacattGTTTAAATAAGTAGACTAGATTAgtcaaaatttgtttatttctgaATTTCGTATGTCAatatttcattaaaaaaaatatggaatacaagattttttttccaaatgttGAAGTCAatgtcatttaagaaattgaacttttcaaatatataataacaaaatagagaaattgattaatcaattattaGTAGTACCAATAACAAAAAAGATGAActactattgttgtttattcttattttttatttcactacAAATAACAATtgctaacttttcttttttatgtgatatataATATGTTACTTTTATTATAAGTAATTGAGTAACTATGAACTCTTAATTAGTTTATAGGTACTTAAATTGTTAAATTACTAGATTAATACACTTTACAATATAAGCTACATATATTTTGTAATAACAAAGAGTTTATGACAAATTATTAAGaataaatttaacaaataaacaaattaaaaaagcagtttaaaaaatattaaaatttttgatgTAAGTCTTTTCACATCGAAGAGAGATGTTGGCTAGTTCCAAGAGAGAaggagaacaaaaagaaaataaaaggaaaaaagctaatagagaaaaaaaaaaaaaagagaaaggattTAAGATAGTAGGAGTAGTATTGTTCAAACATATCATTTAAGGGGGCAAAATGTCTATTATTATAATTTATGGGGTAAATTGCAACTGGGTATATAGTTTGTGGgggttttttgcatttaaccctAAATACCATAATAAGGATTTGTAACAATGTGGTTGATACTGAATGTtagggcaaaagaaaagaaatggggTGAGAGAGGCTCGAACTCTCGACCTCAGGATTACCATTTAAGGGGGCAAAATGTCTATTATTATAATTTATGGGGTAAATTGCAACTGGGTATATAGTTTGTGGgggttttttgcatttaaccctAAATACCATAATAAGGATTTGTAACAATGTGGTTGATACTGAATGTtagggcaaaagaaaagaaatggggTGAGAGAGGCTCGAACTCTCGACCTCAGGATTACTCAGAAGCTATGAGACCTACGCGCTAGCCAACTGCGCCACCACCCCAACTTGTCATGGTGTGCGGATTTTAATAATATATTGAATGTtagggcaaaagaaaagaaatggggTGAGAGAGGCTCGAACTCTCGACCTCAGGATTACTCAGATGCTATGAGACCTACGCGCTAGCCAACTGCGCCACCACCCCGAGCTGGTTTGTGTGCTTTAGTAATATAGAGAAAAGGGTTTcagcaataaacaaattcaaaCAAATTCATGCttgcaaccaaaacttttaaCAAACCGAACTGTTTGTGAACATATTCATGTTCGACTTGTTCAAGTTCGAAAAATATCTAATCATTTAAAAAATGCTCAATCGTTTAAACAAATCGAGTTTGAACACAATATTAAGATCGTTTAATAATCAAACTGAACACAAACTTGTTCGCGAATTATTCGAATAGTTCGTgaacacatatataattataaaaataaatacatttaatagtatttaatatatatattattttactAAAAAAGTAATTAGAAATAAATTagcattatttatttttaaaaaaatcaataaatactATTAAACTTATTCTtaataatgaattatttattaaaacTATAATTAGATCATCTTCAAAATCAAATTAGAATTCGGCTCATATAGTTTAACAAGGCGAACTTGAATTAGAACTCGAATATTCATACAAATAAACGAATCGAATTCAAACAATATTTATAATTCGTTAATATTCAAACCGAATTCAAACCCTGTTCGtataatatacaaataaaacCTGAACACTAAGTATTCGGCTCGTTAAAAACTCTACTTGTAACTGCAGAATAATGCACAAAGACCAGCAAGCTTAACCATCTTATTAGCTCAACTTTTCTAATGTCCATTTTCGCATTTCAGTTCAAGATTATCTTCAATTGTAGACATTTGACATTTGGTGTTTGCGCAATGGTTATACTCCTTTAACTTTAACAATCATAAGTTGTCTAAATTGCAAATTTTCTGCGATTTTGCAGCTGCAGGGGTGAAATAATCATCAAGCCTCATAAGCAACCTTAATTAGAGATAATTTTGATGTTAGGAAgacaagaaaattaaattatgcATGGCAACCTGGTTTTAGGCTTTAGCCAACCTATAAAAATTTTGACCACTTCACCATTTTTACTTTGATTTTGGTCATCCACCCTTCATACTTGTC
It contains:
- the LOC113749856 gene encoding LOW QUALITY PROTEIN: filament-like plant protein (The sequence of the model RefSeq protein was modified relative to this genomic sequence to represent the inferred CDS: inserted 2 bases in 1 codon), whose product is MEKRKWLWKKKPSERSPGETDSSGSSLSERYSDEQQIEQEEVKDSPNDRTQSPEVTSKVVLADEEVTDTVKNLTAKLSAALVNVSVKEDLVKQHAKVAEEAVAGWEKAENEVTVLKQQLEAAVQQNLALEVRASHLDSALKECVRELRQARDEQEARINDAVAQKTSELESVKIELENQLHQLKTNVEYTLARYPASADPNIQLKLESLEKENSILKFELLSRSEELEIRTIERDLSTQAAETASKQQLESIKKVVKLEAECRRLQTVARKSSSSYDHRSTASSVCAESVTDSQPDSGDRVNTIDNTHKKLEPNEWERNRSDSWASALIAELDQFKNEKELAKDSLASSVEIDMMDDFLEMERLVALPDAQSKFPSLESEPMASKSSAIENSVKPELETMVNRVAELEERLKKIEEEKTELQHALTESEDSLRASRAELHEAESRLEDLQKELCVVNEAKELLEFQLIGMEVEARTLSANVDSLKAEVQKERSSSAKMAMKYQELENELIKKSQEIELQQAANSNSELKIKQEDLAVAADKLAECQQTIASLGKQLQSLATLEDFLTDTSNLPGFSGNKAMVPGSAAEWKARANDAFVPKYESDPSRTPAYTSSLSTNGIEGESPASSSSSTSSANSTSARNRNGFVRLFSRSKSGIXNLKIIKDRYKKNLGREEFCHLEAYVGFFV